From the genome of Streptacidiphilus rugosus AM-16, one region includes:
- a CDS encoding arabinofuranosidase catalytic domain-containing protein, with protein MSSHPTPGGPPRPLRRIRLAVRSAVATLALVLAALVGLPAVGHAAGSLPCDLYASGGTPCVAAHSTVRALFSSYNGPLYQVTRVSDGATADIGLLAAGGYANSGQQDAFCAGSSCRITRIYDQTSRHNDLTPGPSGTSGMGADRGADASEIAVTAGGHKVYGVWISPGVGYRYTGAASGVAVNGQAEGAYMVASGTHVGSACCFDYGNAESTPSDTGNGHMDAVSLATTCYFPPCTGSGPWVEADMENGMFQGNNGSNTANAGNSSTYVTAVLKDNGQTTYALKGGNSQSGGLSTWWNGALPTRGGYMPMHQEGGIILGTGGDNSNWNMGTFFEGVMVSGFSSDATENAVQSNIVSVGYAGETNVPNGPQGTIAGPGGQCVDVAADDTGVDGTAVQLWNCQSYAEDQHWTHNADGSLSTISRCLDINGNGTAAGTPVELWDCNGVGGQKWVQQSDGSLLNPQSGLCLDDPSGNTANGTRLQIWTCNGSSAQKFAVDGGAPVVGPGGQCVDVIGDDNGANGTAIDLWGCQSYAVDQHWFHNADTSLRTLGRCLDINGNGTAAGTPVELWDCNGVGGQKWVQQSDGSLLNPQSGLCLDDPSGNTANGTRLQIWTCNGSSAQKFAVDGGAPVVGPGGQCVDVIGDDNGANGTAIDLWGCQSYAVDQHWFHNADTSLRTLGRCLDINGNGTAAGTPVELWDCNGVGGQKWVQQSDGSLLNPQSGLCLDDPSGNTANGTRLQIWTCNGSSAQKFALH; from the coding sequence ATGTCCAGTCACCCCACTCCCGGCGGCCCGCCCCGACCCCTCCGCCGGATACGCCTGGCCGTCCGCTCGGCCGTGGCGACGCTCGCGCTCGTCCTCGCCGCGCTCGTCGGCCTGCCCGCCGTCGGGCACGCGGCCGGATCGCTGCCCTGCGATCTGTACGCCTCCGGCGGCACCCCGTGCGTCGCCGCGCACAGCACCGTCCGCGCCCTGTTCTCCTCCTACAACGGCCCGCTCTACCAGGTCACCAGGGTCTCCGACGGCGCCACCGCCGACATCGGCCTGCTGGCCGCCGGCGGGTACGCCAACTCCGGCCAGCAGGACGCCTTCTGCGCCGGGTCCAGCTGCCGGATCACCCGGATCTACGACCAGACCTCGCGCCACAACGACCTGACCCCCGGCCCGTCCGGCACCTCCGGCATGGGCGCGGACCGCGGTGCCGACGCGAGCGAGATCGCCGTCACCGCCGGCGGGCACAAGGTGTACGGCGTGTGGATCTCGCCCGGCGTCGGCTACCGCTACACCGGCGCGGCCTCCGGCGTCGCGGTCAACGGCCAGGCCGAGGGCGCCTACATGGTCGCCAGCGGCACGCACGTCGGCTCGGCCTGCTGCTTCGACTACGGCAACGCCGAGAGCACCCCGTCCGACACCGGCAACGGGCACATGGACGCCGTCAGTCTCGCCACCACCTGCTACTTCCCGCCGTGCACCGGTTCCGGCCCCTGGGTCGAGGCGGACATGGAGAACGGCATGTTCCAGGGGAACAACGGCTCCAACACCGCCAACGCGGGCAACAGCAGCACCTACGTCACCGCCGTGCTCAAGGACAACGGCCAGACGACCTACGCCCTCAAGGGCGGCAACTCGCAGTCGGGCGGCCTCTCCACCTGGTGGAACGGCGCGCTGCCGACCCGCGGCGGCTACATGCCGATGCACCAGGAGGGCGGCATCATCCTGGGCACCGGCGGTGACAACAGCAACTGGAACATGGGCACCTTCTTCGAGGGCGTCATGGTCTCCGGCTTCTCGAGCGACGCCACCGAGAACGCGGTCCAGTCGAACATCGTCTCCGTCGGCTACGCGGGGGAGACCAACGTGCCCAACGGCCCGCAGGGCACCATCGCGGGGCCCGGCGGCCAGTGCGTCGACGTCGCCGCCGACGACACCGGCGTCGACGGCACGGCGGTCCAGCTGTGGAACTGCCAGTCCTACGCCGAGGACCAGCACTGGACCCACAACGCCGACGGCTCGCTCAGCACGATCAGCCGCTGCCTGGACATCAACGGCAACGGGACGGCGGCGGGCACGCCGGTGGAGTTGTGGGACTGCAACGGGGTGGGTGGTCAGAAGTGGGTGCAGCAGTCGGACGGTTCGCTGCTGAACCCGCAGTCGGGTCTGTGTCTGGACGATCCGAGCGGCAACACGGCCAACGGCACCCGGCTGCAGATCTGGACCTGCAACGGCAGCTCCGCGCAGAAGTTCGCGGTCGACGGCGGCGCGCCGGTCGTGGGCCCCGGCGGCCAGTGCGTGGACGTCATCGGTGACGACAACGGCGCGAACGGCACCGCCATCGACCTGTGGGGCTGCCAGTCCTACGCCGTCGACCAGCACTGGTTCCACAACGCCGACACCTCGCTGCGGACGCTCGGGCGCTGCCTGGACATCAACGGCAACGGGACGGCGGCGGGCACGCCGGTGGAGTTGTGGGACTGCAACGGGGTGGGTGGTCAGAAGTGGGTGCAGCAGTCGGACGGTTCGCTGCTGAACCCGCAGTCGGGTCTGTGTCTGGACGATCCGAGCGGCAACACGGCCAACGGCACCCGGCTGCAGATCTGGACCTGCAACGGCAGCTCCGCGCAGAAGTTCGCGGTCGACGGCGGCGCGCCGGTCGTGGGCCCCGGCGGCCAGTGCGTGGACGTCATCGGTGACGACAACGGCGCGAACGGCACCGCCATCGACCTGTGGGGCTGCCAGTCCTACGCCGTCGACCAGCACTGGTTCCACAACGCCGACACCTCGCTGCGGACGCTCGGGCGCTGCCTGGACATCAA
- a CDS encoding LacI family DNA-binding transcriptional regulator — protein MSVPTEGPTAPRLKDVAELAQVSVKTVSNVVNGTTPVAEPTRERVQRAIDALGYQPNVTARRLRTGRSGVIALAFPELPSPYFAELAVEVIAAARRVGITVLMDDTGGDPAAELRIASGLGDPMIDGVILSPLGLDQATLLSRSREIPLVLLGEADLGPVADRVHIDNVAGAHAVTRHLIDEGYRRIAAIGWQDPSPRATAEQRLSGYRTALEEAGLTVDQALLPPVRAYFRPDGASAMRRLLKLPQRPDAVFCFNDLLALGALRAAHEAGLRVPDDIAIVGFDDVEEAEYAIPSLTTVAPDKRHIAELAVRCLMERIEGRYDGPSRLITPGYRVVVRESSTSSR, from the coding sequence ATGTCCGTGCCGACCGAGGGTCCGACGGCACCACGTCTCAAGGACGTGGCCGAGCTCGCCCAGGTGTCCGTCAAGACCGTCTCCAACGTGGTCAACGGCACGACGCCGGTGGCCGAGCCGACGCGCGAGCGCGTCCAGCGCGCCATCGACGCGCTCGGCTACCAGCCGAACGTGACGGCCCGTCGGCTGCGCACCGGCCGCAGCGGAGTGATCGCCCTGGCCTTCCCCGAGCTGCCTTCGCCCTACTTCGCGGAGCTCGCCGTCGAAGTGATCGCCGCCGCGAGACGGGTCGGCATCACCGTGCTGATGGACGACACGGGCGGGGACCCGGCGGCCGAGCTGCGCATCGCCTCCGGTCTGGGCGATCCGATGATCGACGGGGTGATCCTCAGCCCGCTCGGCCTGGACCAGGCGACGCTGCTGTCCCGCTCCCGCGAGATCCCGCTGGTCCTGCTCGGCGAGGCCGACCTGGGCCCGGTCGCGGACCGGGTGCACATCGACAACGTGGCGGGAGCGCACGCGGTGACCCGGCACCTCATCGACGAGGGTTACCGCCGCATCGCCGCCATCGGCTGGCAGGACCCCTCCCCGCGCGCCACCGCCGAGCAGCGGCTGTCCGGCTACCGCACGGCGCTGGAGGAAGCGGGCCTGACGGTCGATCAGGCCCTGCTGCCGCCGGTGCGGGCCTACTTCCGCCCCGACGGCGCCTCGGCGATGCGCCGCCTGCTGAAGCTGCCGCAGCGGCCGGACGCGGTGTTCTGCTTCAACGACCTGCTGGCCCTGGGCGCGCTCCGCGCCGCGCACGAGGCCGGCCTGCGCGTCCCCGACGACATTGCGATCGTCGGCTTCGACGACGTCGAGGAGGCCGAGTACGCGATCCCCTCCCTGACCACGGTGGCCCCCGACAAGCGCCACATCGCGGAACTCGCGGTGCGCTGCCTGATGGAACGGATCGAGGGCCGGTACGACGGCCCGAGCCGACTGATCACGCCGGGCTACCGCGTCGTGGTGCGCGAGAGCAGCACCAGCTCGCGCTGA